A part of Terriglobus roseus genomic DNA contains:
- the ftsZ gene encoding cell division protein FtsZ gives MMPDEDLRIHYHDDMQRGARIKVIGVGGGGNNAVNRMIAAGVEGVEFIAANTDVQALKTSMAPVKLQLGVKLTSGLGAGANPDVGRRAALEDSDKIIEALEGADMVFVTTGLGGGTGTGAAPVIASLASEMGALTVAVVTRPFSFEGKRRMMQAERGLQELLEAVDTVIVIPNEKLLAVAKDAGFFESFRIADDVLRQGVQGISDIITIPGIINRDFADVKTTMAGMGYAVMATGVRSGDNRAREAAQAAMASPLLEAGAIDGARGILINITGSSSLKLSEVNDAAVLIQDAAHEDANIIFGAVQDEKMGDEIKITVIATGFKEPKQDGLERRERLLEPGQARSATEQGYVPPIQPRYVAPPPAPVQQQAAPQQSAAPPVRSVPQQTFPVAQPSYGTPTPVAQQPQNFVPQTAEGSQAPSFSAQPQPVRPEAVPVFHAEPQTTPAPANPVFTTTPEPPQTFTKQTEPSELVPVPASVFDDDFFLRPRREDGTYVVEETTIRVEETTIRTDVRVPSFGGLAPAEPQEEHDELDIPAFLRRGSL, from the coding sequence ATGATGCCCGATGAAGATCTGCGAATCCACTACCACGACGACATGCAGCGCGGCGCGCGCATCAAGGTCATCGGTGTAGGTGGCGGCGGTAATAACGCTGTGAATCGCATGATCGCAGCAGGCGTGGAAGGCGTGGAGTTCATCGCAGCGAACACGGATGTTCAGGCGCTGAAAACCTCCATGGCTCCGGTAAAGCTGCAGCTTGGCGTGAAGCTGACCAGCGGGCTGGGCGCGGGTGCAAACCCTGACGTGGGGCGTCGTGCAGCACTGGAAGATTCCGACAAGATCATTGAAGCGCTGGAAGGCGCAGACATGGTGTTCGTCACCACCGGACTTGGTGGAGGAACCGGCACCGGCGCGGCTCCGGTTATTGCATCGCTGGCCAGCGAAATGGGCGCGCTGACGGTTGCCGTGGTTACGCGGCCGTTCTCCTTTGAAGGCAAGCGCCGCATGATGCAGGCGGAGCGCGGTTTGCAAGAGTTGCTTGAGGCCGTCGATACGGTCATTGTGATTCCGAACGAGAAGCTGCTGGCAGTGGCGAAGGATGCTGGCTTCTTTGAGTCGTTCCGCATTGCGGACGATGTGCTTCGTCAGGGCGTGCAGGGTATTTCCGACATCATCACCATTCCCGGCATCATCAACCGCGACTTTGCTGACGTGAAGACAACGATGGCGGGCATGGGCTATGCAGTGATGGCCACCGGTGTTCGCAGCGGCGACAACCGCGCGCGCGAGGCTGCCCAGGCTGCCATGGCATCGCCTTTGCTGGAAGCTGGCGCGATCGACGGCGCACGCGGCATCCTGATCAATATCACCGGCTCGTCGTCCCTGAAGCTGAGCGAAGTCAATGATGCGGCTGTGCTTATCCAGGATGCTGCACACGAAGACGCCAACATTATCTTTGGTGCTGTGCAGGACGAAAAGATGGGTGATGAGATCAAGATCACCGTCATTGCCACTGGCTTCAAGGAGCCGAAGCAGGATGGCCTGGAGCGTCGTGAGCGCCTTCTGGAACCCGGTCAGGCCCGTTCCGCGACCGAACAGGGCTATGTTCCGCCGATTCAGCCGCGTTACGTGGCACCGCCACCAGCCCCCGTTCAGCAGCAGGCTGCGCCGCAGCAATCCGCTGCACCGCCGGTTCGGTCGGTTCCGCAGCAGACATTTCCGGTGGCGCAACCTTCGTACGGGACACCCACTCCGGTAGCGCAGCAGCCGCAGAACTTTGTGCCGCAGACTGCGGAAGGATCGCAGGCACCTTCGTTCTCTGCGCAGCCGCAACCCGTTCGTCCAGAGGCAGTTCCGGTTTTTCATGCGGAGCCGCAGACGACTCCCGCCCCGGCCAATCCGGTCTTCACGACCACGCCAGAGCCGCCGCAGACGTTCACCAAGCAGACTGAGCCTTCAGAACTGGTGCCGGTACCGGCCAGCGTCTTTGACGACGACTTTTTCCTTCGGCCTCGCCGCGAAGACGGCACTTATGTGGTGGAAGAAACCACAATTCGGGTGGAAGAGACCACGATTCGTACGGATGTCCGCGTGCCCTCCTTTGGGGGACTAGCGCCTGCTGAACCGCAAGAAGAGCACGACGAACTCGACATCCCCGCATTTTTGCGCCGGGGAAGCCTGTAA
- a CDS encoding sugar porter family MFS transporter, translating into MQINAQVIRATAVAGLGGLLFGFDTVVVSGTNASLTALYNLSPSGLGFTVASALIGTVIGALTAGIPGQKLGRRDSLRIMAALYFIAALGCAFAWSWPSLIVFRVLSGLAIGGSSVLGPMYISELSPAQYRGRLVGFFQVNIVVGVLIAYLSNYVIGLQHLGSTEWRWQLGVAAIPAALFVVALFGIPRSPRWLAMMGRREEALKVLNLIGDPDPQKRLDRIEKEINEERAVAHMPLFRKAHARGIFVAVTVGAFTQFSGINAILYYLSDIFRLGGATSISSAGQSVAVGATNLVATLIAMSLIDKIGRKKLLLTGTFGLVICLFLVGLVFHMDAHKTLLVWLLMAYIACFAFSQGAVVWVYISEVFPTAVRAKGQALGSSSHWIFNAIISYAFPVMLRRSSAATFWFFSAMMVLDLVLVSTLYPETSNVSLEDISAHLSH; encoded by the coding sequence ATGCAGATCAATGCGCAGGTAATACGCGCAACAGCAGTGGCCGGTCTCGGCGGCTTGCTCTTTGGCTTTGACACAGTAGTTGTTTCAGGCACCAACGCCTCTTTGACAGCGCTTTATAACCTGTCTCCCAGCGGACTTGGTTTCACCGTAGCCTCCGCACTCATCGGCACTGTGATTGGTGCGTTGACCGCCGGCATTCCGGGCCAAAAGCTTGGGCGTCGCGACAGCCTCCGCATCATGGCTGCGCTGTACTTCATCGCGGCATTGGGCTGCGCCTTTGCGTGGAGCTGGCCGTCACTCATCGTCTTCCGTGTTCTCAGCGGCCTGGCCATCGGCGGTTCCAGCGTGCTGGGTCCCATGTACATCTCTGAGCTTTCACCAGCGCAATACCGCGGACGTCTGGTGGGCTTCTTCCAGGTCAACATTGTTGTGGGCGTTCTCATCGCCTATCTGTCGAACTACGTCATTGGCCTTCAGCACCTCGGTTCAACCGAGTGGCGCTGGCAGCTTGGCGTTGCAGCAATTCCCGCAGCGTTATTCGTTGTTGCGCTATTCGGCATTCCCCGCAGCCCGCGTTGGCTGGCCATGATGGGACGCCGTGAAGAAGCACTGAAAGTGCTGAACCTCATCGGCGATCCTGACCCGCAAAAGCGTTTGGATCGCATTGAAAAAGAGATCAACGAAGAGCGCGCCGTGGCTCACATGCCGCTGTTCCGCAAGGCACATGCACGCGGCATCTTTGTTGCGGTAACAGTGGGTGCGTTCACCCAGTTCTCCGGCATCAACGCCATCCTCTATTACCTGAGCGACATCTTCCGTCTCGGCGGAGCTACCAGCATCTCCAGTGCAGGCCAGTCTGTCGCAGTAGGCGCAACGAATCTGGTAGCAACGCTGATTGCCATGTCGCTGATCGACAAGATCGGCCGCAAGAAGCTGCTGCTCACTGGCACATTCGGCCTCGTCATCTGTCTCTTCCTGGTGGGCCTGGTCTTCCACATGGATGCGCATAAGACCCTGTTGGTCTGGCTGCTCATGGCATACATCGCATGCTTCGCTTTCTCGCAGGGCGCAGTGGTGTGGGTCTACATCAGCGAAGTCTTCCCCACCGCGGTTCGCGCAAAGGGACAAGCATTGGGAAGCTCATCGCACTGGATTTTCAACGCGATCATCTCGTACGCATTCCCAGTCATGCTGCGCCGCTCCAGCGCTGCAACCTTCTGGTTCTTCTCAGCCATGATGGTGCTGGATCTGGTGCTCGTGAGCACGCTGTATCCCGAGACAAGCAACGTATCCCTGGAAGATATTTCGGCGCATCTCAGCCACTAA
- the ftsA gene encoding cell division protein FtsA produces the protein MKEKNDNLITVLDAGSQKSCVLVAELQDGVLRYRGHGIERSKGMRKGLIAELGPAADAINRAALTAERMTRIGIETAVVGIGGTHVKGINSRGGISMGSRMREITREEVRAAVDRARSVALPADREILHLLPQEFILDDQPGIHDPIGMVGTKLEVNLHLSTCSGGVAQSVVTCANRAGLEVVDTVYEGIASAESVLSADERELGVCLADIGASTTELVVFFEGSVAHTAVLPIGGDHFTNDLAVGLHVSTEEAEQLKLMYGNCVVTSVPSLNEIEVGGNLSTGGSTAPRLVRQRFLAEILEPRARELFTMLRDNLRQGGVLEALGTGAVLTGGGAKLAGLLDVAESLLRTPARIGSPVPLSRMPQELAGPEFATAIGMLLYTHRTQVRRASEEMGLKQKLKSLFAGSF, from the coding sequence GTGAAAGAGAAGAACGACAATCTGATCACCGTATTGGACGCCGGTAGCCAGAAGAGTTGCGTGCTGGTGGCGGAGTTGCAGGACGGCGTGCTGCGTTATCGCGGCCACGGGATTGAACGCTCCAAAGGCATGCGCAAGGGACTGATTGCGGAGCTTGGCCCTGCGGCCGACGCTATCAATCGCGCGGCTCTGACTGCGGAACGCATGACGCGCATCGGTATTGAAACGGCCGTTGTGGGCATTGGCGGCACGCACGTGAAAGGCATCAATTCACGCGGCGGTATCTCCATGGGTAGCCGTATGCGCGAGATTACGCGTGAAGAAGTACGCGCCGCGGTGGATCGTGCGCGGTCGGTTGCGCTGCCCGCAGACCGCGAGATTCTGCACCTGTTGCCGCAGGAATTCATCCTGGATGACCAGCCCGGTATTCACGATCCCATTGGCATGGTGGGCACGAAGCTGGAGGTGAATCTTCACCTCTCGACATGCAGCGGTGGCGTGGCGCAGAGCGTGGTGACGTGTGCGAATCGTGCGGGACTGGAAGTGGTGGACACGGTGTACGAAGGCATTGCTTCCGCTGAATCAGTCCTAAGTGCCGATGAGCGCGAGTTGGGTGTTTGCCTTGCTGACATTGGAGCCAGCACCACGGAACTGGTTGTGTTCTTTGAGGGTTCGGTAGCTCACACCGCCGTGTTGCCGATTGGTGGCGATCACTTTACGAATGATCTTGCCGTGGGGCTGCATGTGAGCACGGAAGAGGCCGAGCAGTTGAAGCTGATGTATGGCAACTGCGTGGTGACCAGCGTGCCTTCGTTGAACGAGATCGAAGTGGGCGGCAACCTGTCTACGGGTGGATCGACGGCGCCACGGCTCGTCCGGCAGCGTTTTCTGGCAGAGATTCTGGAGCCGCGTGCGCGTGAGCTGTTCACCATGCTGCGTGACAATCTGCGTCAGGGCGGAGTTCTGGAAGCGCTGGGCACAGGCGCCGTGCTGACTGGCGGAGGCGCAAAACTGGCTGGTTTGCTGGATGTGGCGGAGAGCCTGTTGCGTACGCCTGCGCGTATTGGATCGCCAGTGCCGCTGTCGCGTATGCCGCAGGAGCTGGCGGGACCGGAGTTCGCCACTGCCATCGGAATGCTGCTTTACACCCATCGCACCCAGGTGCGCCGCGCCAGCGAAGAGATGGGCCTGAAACAGAAGCTGAAATCGCTATTTGCAGGTAGCTTCTAA